CGACCACGCCGGATGTCCGGACAAAGTTGGTGGAGAAACCGAAGAAGTCCACCGCCTCGATCTCGACGATTTGAGCGTTTACCGGAATCCGGCTTTTTTCTCCCGTGGAACGGTTCTCGAAATTCAGGTGCAGCCAGATCGTGCCGCGATACTTGCCTACATTTTGCGTACCGACGCTCCAATAAAAGGTCACAGACTGCCCCTGCTTTAATGGCTGAAAGGTCGACCCAGTCGGTTTTACCTCCAGACCGACCACCTCGTAATACGCCTCCGCTGTAACGTTATGAGTTGCGTATAAATTCGGTATTTCGATCACTTCGCCTTCAACGACATTCCCTCCGACCTCGGCAGTCGGCGTGATGTTCCCCAATGTATCCACCTCGAGGGTAAGGCGCACGACGTCGCTTTCCGCTCCCGCCTTGATGCTCGAAGGATATTCAAGGGTCAGGCGGCGGAATTCAGGCAGGGCGGAAGCCGGTTCGCTTCCAACAGAGGGAGTCGCTACTTGCGAGGACGGCGTGGAAGTTGGAAATGCAGACTCGAACGTCGCTGTGGCTGGAACTGCCACCTGTTGAGTCAAAGTATCTGGCGGCGCTTCCGTTGCTGGCGCCTCGGTTGCCGGGGGCGCTCCGCAGGATGCAAACAGGAAGACCGCCGCGGCAGCAACAACGAATAGATAGCGGAAACGAAAATGTATTTTTTTCACTAACCAGACGGAGAATCAAGATGAAGCGAGGACGGCGTCGGGAGCTGCATTTCAGCGGGAGAGATGGTCTGGATTCGCGTCTCACGCGGGTTGGGCGAAAATCCCCAGATCAAAAGCGCAATTGAAACGGAGAGGATAATGACAGTTAGGGTGAGCCGCAGAGATTTCAACGCTGAACCTCCTCCACTTCGATATACCACTTTACTCGTGTGCCGACCCGGTCGCGCAATTGCCAGGCGACAGGCTTGGGCATTTCTGTGAATGTGCGGCGGATGTCGTTGATGCGCCCAATGACGAGCGCCTTTTCTTCATTTGAGAGCGGGATTTCATTCGTGTTCAACATCGCTTCGAGCTTATCGAGGTTGATGGAAGTCGTTTTATACAATCCCCAATCCGCGCTGCATAAGTGAGCCAATACGGCAAGGTTGATGGTTTCGTTATCGCCCTCGCCTGTTTCGTTGTTCATCAGGATCGAAGTGAGATCGAACGCGTCCTTGCGGTTAAGTTCGATGATCTGGGCTTTGGAAAGAAATAGTTCTGCCAGCGGGATGGTGACCGGGTCTGCAGCAAGGCGGTCTTCGAGCGGAATTTTGTGGCACATTTCGAAATGCCCGACGAAAATATCCACCTTCATTTCCGTGGGATCGTGATAGTAGATCTGCCTCTGGTCGCCGTTGAGGATATTGAACTGCTTGTGCGGAGAATAGCCCATCGCGGGCATGAAGCTCTCGAATTCACGGCGCTGCTTGAGCGGGATGCAAAAATCAAGGTCGGCGAATTCGCGC
This portion of the Anaerolineales bacterium genome encodes:
- a CDS encoding nucleotidyltransferase family protein, whose amino-acid sequence is MEAHPDLVQEMHRLIDAANEKNIRLRAIGGLAVQMHNKTSHPLFTREFADLDFCIPLKQRREFESFMPAMGYSPHKQFNILNGDQRQIYYHDPTEMKVDIFVGHFEMCHKIPLEDRLAADPVTIPLAELFLSKAQIIELNRKDAFDLTSILMNNETGEGDNETINLAVLAHLCSADWGLYKTTSINLDKLEAMLNTNEIPLSNEEKALVIGRINDIRRTFTEMPKPVAWQLRDRVGTRVKWYIEVEEVQR